From the Macaca thibetana thibetana isolate TM-01 chromosome 12, ASM2454274v1, whole genome shotgun sequence genome, one window contains:
- the METTL21A gene encoding protein N-lysine methyltransferase METTL21A isoform X1: MPQLRGPRAGRAHWSARERGLSRGQGAGGMALVPYEETTELGLQKFHKPLATFSFANHTIQIRQDWRHLGVAAVVWDAAIVLSTYLEMGAVELRGRSAVELGAGTGLVGIVAALLGAHVTITDRKVALEFLKSNVQANLPPHIQPKTVVKELTWGQNLGSFSPGEFDLILGADIIYLEETFTDLLQTLEHLCSNHSVILLACRIRYERDNNFLAMLERQFTVRKVHYDPEKDVHIYEAQKRNQKEDL, from the exons GTCTGAGCAGAGGGCAGGGTGCAGGCGGAATGGCCCTGGTGCCCTATGAGGAGACCACGGAATTGGGGCTGCAGAAATTCCACAAACCTCTTGCAACCTTTTCCTTTGCAAACCACACGATCCAGATCCGGCAGGACTGGAGACACCTGGGAGTCGCAGCGGTGGTTTGGGATGCG GCCATCGTTCTTTCCACGTATCTGGAGATGGGAGCTGTGGAGCTCAGGGGCCGCTCTGCCGTGGAGCTGGGTGCTGGCACGGGGCTGGTGGGCATAGTGGCTGCCTTGCTGG GTGCTCATGTGACTATCACGGATCGAAAAGTAGCATTAGAATTTCTTAAATCAAACGTTCAAGCCAACTTACCTCCTCATATCCAACCCAAAACTGTTGTTAAGGAGCTGACTTGGGGACAGAATTTGGGGAGTTTTTCTCCTGGAGAATTTGACCTGATACTTGGAGCTGATATCATATATTTAGAAGAAACATTCACAGATCTTCTTCAAACACTGGAACATCTCTGTAGCAATCACTCCGTGATTCTTTTAGCATGCCGAATTCGCTATGAACGGGATAACAACTTCTTAGCAATGCTGGAGAGGCAATTTACTGTGAGAAAGGTTCACTATGATCCTGAAAAAGATGTACATATTTACGAAGCACAGAAGAGAAACCAGAAGGAGGACTTATAA
- the METTL21A gene encoding protein N-lysine methyltransferase METTL21A isoform X2 encodes MALVPYEETTELGLQKFHKPLATFSFANHTIQIRQDWRHLGVAAVVWDAAIVLSTYLEMGAVELRGRSAVELGAGTGLVGIVAALLGAHVTITDRKVALEFLKSNVQANLPPHIQPKTVVKELTWGQNLGSFSPGEFDLILGADIIYLEETFTDLLQTLEHLCSNHSVILLACRIRYERDNNFLAMLERQFTVRKVHYDPEKDVHIYEAQKRNQKEDL; translated from the exons ATGGCCCTGGTGCCCTATGAGGAGACCACGGAATTGGGGCTGCAGAAATTCCACAAACCTCTTGCAACCTTTTCCTTTGCAAACCACACGATCCAGATCCGGCAGGACTGGAGACACCTGGGAGTCGCAGCGGTGGTTTGGGATGCG GCCATCGTTCTTTCCACGTATCTGGAGATGGGAGCTGTGGAGCTCAGGGGCCGCTCTGCCGTGGAGCTGGGTGCTGGCACGGGGCTGGTGGGCATAGTGGCTGCCTTGCTGG GTGCTCATGTGACTATCACGGATCGAAAAGTAGCATTAGAATTTCTTAAATCAAACGTTCAAGCCAACTTACCTCCTCATATCCAACCCAAAACTGTTGTTAAGGAGCTGACTTGGGGACAGAATTTGGGGAGTTTTTCTCCTGGAGAATTTGACCTGATACTTGGAGCTGATATCATATATTTAGAAGAAACATTCACAGATCTTCTTCAAACACTGGAACATCTCTGTAGCAATCACTCCGTGATTCTTTTAGCATGCCGAATTCGCTATGAACGGGATAACAACTTCTTAGCAATGCTGGAGAGGCAATTTACTGTGAGAAAGGTTCACTATGATCCTGAAAAAGATGTACATATTTACGAAGCACAGAAGAGAAACCAGAAGGAGGACTTATAA